From one Anoplolepis gracilipes chromosome 8, ASM4749672v1, whole genome shotgun sequence genomic stretch:
- the Emc gene encoding basic helix-loop-helix domain-containing extra-macrochaetae, whose translation MKAMVVSPLGGRVPPDHRGVLHNGLAIGGPRRDLEAEEVAAYLTKLRSLVPDMPRKRKLSKLEVIQRVIEYICDLQTALEETNVAHQDTTTTTTTTTTQSSKQPLVDATTTTASTIATSVVMTTTSATIATVAER comes from the coding sequence ATGAAGGCGATGGTGGTGAGCCCGCTGGGTGGCAGAGTCCCCCCTGATCATCGCGGCGTTTTGCACAACGGCCTGGCGATCGGTGGCCCCAGGCGCGACCTCGAAGCCGAGGAGGTGGCTGCTTATCTGACGAAACTGCGCTCCCTCGTGCCGGACATGCCGCGCAAGCGAAAGCTGTCAAAGCTCGAGGTGATTCAGAGGGTGATCGAGTACATCTGCGACCTGCAGACTGCCCTGGAAGAGACGAACGTCGCGCATCAAgacacgacgacgacgacgacgacgacgacgacgcagTCGTCGAAACAACCTCTGGTGGATGCCACCACGACAACCGCCTCTACCATTGCGACGTCCGTCGTAATGACGACAACATCCGCAACAATCGCGACGGTCGCCGAACGGTGA